One Bos indicus isolate NIAB-ARS_2022 breed Sahiwal x Tharparkar chromosome 22, NIAB-ARS_B.indTharparkar_mat_pri_1.0, whole genome shotgun sequence DNA window includes the following coding sequences:
- the PLXNB1 gene encoding plexin-B1 isoform X2 — translation MPALGLALLQALLAGWVLGLQPLPPTAFTPNGTRLQHLARDPTSGTLYLGATNFLFQLSPELQLEATVSTGPVLDSRDCLPPVMPDECPQAQPTSNLNQLLLVSPGALVVCGSVHQGVCEQRRLGQLGQLLLRPERPGDTQYVAANDPTVSTVGLVAQGPSGEPLLFVGRGYTSRGVGGGIPPITTRALQPPDPQAAFSYEETAKLAVGRLSEYSHHFVSAFARGASAYFLFLRRDLQAQSRAFRAYVSRVCLRDQHYYSYVELPLACQGGRYGLIQAAAVAASADVAQGEVLFVAFSSAAPPSVGRPPSAAAGTTGASALCAFPLDEVDRLANRTRDACYTQEGRAEDGAEVAYIEYDVNSDCAQLPVDTLDAYPCGSDHTPSPMASRVPLEATPVLEWPGVQLTAVAITVEDGHTIAFLGDSQGQLHRVYLGPGSDGHPYSTQIVQQGSAVSRDLIFDGAFKHLYVMTQSTLLKVPVASCAQHLDCVSCLAHRDPYCGWCVLLGRCSRRSECSRGRGSERWLWSFQPELGCLRVAALSPANISREERREVFLSVPDLPPLWPGESYSCHFGESQSPALLTNSGVMCPSPDPSEAPELPRGADHVSVSMELRFGAVVIAEAALSFYDCVAITLLRPSAPCQACVSSRWGCNWCVWQHLCTHKASCDAGPTVVGRQSPLLSPAPPARDAPTSFPPTAPQAMVTPTPDTLPVDTPSIASNVPPGARPSPLSPWVPWAGTDPTPASAPTESPLPRDPPPAPSSPQSTPGPTVPGPSALGPLATPEDLLASHPPPSEAAALPPAPVEPGPEALPSVGPQDHPPGSAPATTFPGAAGSTKPALDWLMREGGELPEADEWTGGDMPAFSTSSLLSGDGDSAEHEGPPAPLILLSSLDYQYDTPGLGELEEATWGAASCPCVESVQGSSLMPVHVRREVRLLGRNLRLFQDSPGEHECVMELEGREVVVEARVECEPPPDTRCHITCRPYQLSYEALQPELRVGLFLRRAGRLRVDSVDGLHVVLYDCSVGHEDCSRCQTALPQYGCVWCKGEHPQCTAQEACGEAEAVVTQCPAPVIHSVEPLTGPVDGGTRVTIRGSNLGQHVQDVQDTVRVAGVPCAVDAQEYEVSSSLVCITGASREEVAGAVTVEVPGRGRGVSEHDFAYQDPEVQSVFPARGPRAGGTSLTLHGSKLLTGRLEDIRVVVGDQPCHLLLEQQAEQLQCETSPHPTPATLPVAVWFGAAERRLQHSQFEYTSDPNVTSASPTKSFLSGGREIRVCGQNLDVVQTPRIRVTVAMRASRPGQGLERRRRVVPETACSPGVSCGGLHFEEPCHVNSSQLITCHTPALPGLPEDPWVRVEFILDNLVFDFATLNPTPFSYEADPILQPLNPEDPSAPFRHKPGSVLSVEGENLDLAISKEEVVAMIGDGPCVVKTLTRHHLYCEPPMEQPLPRHHAPREAPDALPEFTVQMGNLRFSLGHVQYDGESPVAFPMAAQVGLGVGTSLLALGVIIIVLMYRRKSKQALRDYKKVQIQLENLESSVRDRCKKEFTDLMTEMTDLTSDLLGSGIPFLDYKVYAERVFFPGHQESPLHRDLGVPESRRPTVEQGLGQLSNLLNSKLFLTKFIHTLESQRTFSARDRAYVASLLTVALHGKLEYFTDILRTLLSDLVAQYVAKNPKLMLRRTETVVEKLLTNWMSICLYTFVRDAVGEPLYMLFRGIKHQVDKGPVDSVTGKAKYTLNDNRLLREDVEYRPLTLNALLAVGHGAGEAQGVPVKVLDCDTISQAKEKMLDQLYKGVPLAQRPDPRTLDVEWRSGVAGHLILSDEDVTSEIQGLWRRLNTLQHYKVPDGATVALVPCLTKHVLRESQDYVPGERTPMLEDVDEGGIRPWHLVKPSEEPEPPRPRRGSLRGGERERAKAIPEIYLTRLLSMKGTLQKFVDDLFQVILSTSRPVPLAIKYFFDLLDEQAQQHGISDQDTVHIWKTNSLPLRFWINIIKNPQFVFDVQTSDNMDAVLLVIAQTFMDACTLADHKLGRDSPINKLLYARDIPRYKRMVERYYADIRQTIPASDQEMNSILAELSRNYSGDLGARVALHELYKYINKYYDQIITALEEDGTAQKMQLGYRLQQIAAAVENKVTDL, via the exons ATGCCTGCCCTTGGCCTAGCTCTCCTCCAGGCGCTCTTGGCCGGATGGGTCCTCGGCCTCCAACCCCTGCCACCGACGGCTTTCACTCCCAATGGTACGCGTCTGCAGCACCTGGCTCGAGACCCCACCTCAGGCACCCTCTACCTCGGAGCCACCAACTTCTTATTCCAGCTGAGCCCGGAACTGCAGCTGGAGGCCACTGTGTCCACTGGccctgtgctggacagcaggGACTGTCTGCCCCCTGTGATGCCTGACGAGTGCCCCCAGGCACAGCCCACCAGCAACCTGAACCAGCTGCTCCTGGTGAGCCCGGGGGCCCTGGTGGTGTGCGGCAGCGTACACCAGGGGGTCTGTGAGCAGAGGCGCCTGGGGCAGCTCGGGCAGCTGCTGCTGCGGCCGGAGCGGCCCGGGGACACCCAGTATGTGGCCGCCAACGACCCCACCGTCAGCACGGTGGGACTGGTGGCCCAGGGCCCGTCTGGGGAGCCCCTCCTGTTTGTGGGGCGAGGCTACACCAGCCGAGGCGTAGGGGGCGGCATCCCGCCCATCACCACCCGGGCCTTACAGCCCCCGGACCCCCAGGCCGCCTTCTCTTATGAGGAGACGGCCAAGCTCGCCGTGGGCCGCCTCTCGGAGTACAGCCATCACTTCGTGAGCGCCTTCGCGCGCGGGGCCAGTGCCTACTTCCTGTTCCTTCGGCGGGACCTGCAGGCTCAGTCTCGAGCCTTCCGCGCCTACGTGTCCCGCGTGTGCCTCCGGGATCAGCACTACTACTCCTACGTGGAGCTGCCCCTGGCCTGTCAGGGGGGCCGCTACGGGCTCATCCAGGCTGCGGCAGTGGCCGCGTCCGCGGACGTGGCCCAGGGCGAGGTGCTCTTTGTGGCCTTCTCCTCCGCGGCTCCCCCCAGCGTGGGCCGGCCCCCATCGGCAGCTGCCGGGACTACTGGCGCATCGGCGCTCTGTGCCTTCCCCCTGGATGAGGTGGATCGCCTTGCTAATCGCACCCGCGATGCCTGCTACACCCAGGAGGGCCGTGCTGAGGATGGGGCGGAGGTGGCCTACATCGAGTATGATGTCAACTCCGACTGTGCTCAGCTGCCCGTG GACACCCTGGATGCGtatccctgtggctcagaccacaCGCCCAGCCCCATGGCCAGCCGTGTCCCCCTGGAAGCCACGCCGGTTCTGGAGTGGCCGGGGGTCCAGCTAACAGCTGTGGCAATCACTGTGGAAGATGGACATACCATTGCTTTCCTGGGCGACAGTCAAGGGCAGCTGCATAGG GTCTACTTGGGCCCAGGGAGCGATGGCCACCCGTACTCCACCCAGATCGTCCAGCAGGGGTCTGCGGTGAGCAGAGACCTCATCTTTGATGGGGCCTTCAAGCACCTGTATGTCATGACTCAGAGCACG CTTCTCAAGGTTCCCGTGGCCTCCTGTGCTCAGCACCTGGACTGTGTGTCCTGCCTGGCTCACAGGGACCCATACTGTGGGTGGTGTGTGCTCCTCGGCAG GTGCAGTCGCCGTTCCGAGTGCTCTCGGGGCCGGGGCTCAGAGCGGTGGCTGTGGAGCTTCCAGCCTGAGCTGGGATGTCTGCGTGTGGCAGCCTTGAGTCCTGCCAACATCAGCcgtgaggagaggagggag GTTTTCTTGTCGGTACCTGACCTGCCCCCACTGTGGCCAGGGGAGTCTTACTCCTGCCACTTTGGGGAATCCCAGAGTCCTGCCCTGCTGACCAATTCTGGGGTCATGTGCCCCTCCCCGGACCCTAGCGAGGCCCCAGAGCTGCCAAGAGGAGCCG ACCACGTGTCCGTGAGCATGGAGCTCAGGTTTGGCGCCGTCGTGATCGCCGAGGCTGCCCTCTCCTTCTATGACTGCGTGGCCATCACCTTGCTCCGCCCGTCAGCACC GTGCCAGGCCTGCGTGAGCAGCCGCTGGGGGTGTAACTGGTGTGTCTGGCAGCACCTCTGCACACACAAGGCCTCGTGTGATGCCGGGCCCACAGTGGTCGGCCGACAG AGCCCACTTCTCTCCCCGGCCCCTCCTGCCCGAGATGCacccacctccttcccacccacagCCCCCCAGGCCATGGTCACTCCCACTCCTGACACCCTGCCTGTGGACACTCCTTCCATAGCTTCCAATGTCCCCCCTGGGGCCAGGCCTTCCCCGCTCAGCCCCTGGGTGCCATGGGCAGGAACTGACCCCACCCCTGCCTCGGCTCCCACGGAGTCGCCTCTCCCCAGGgaccctcctcctgccccctccagcccccagaGCACACCTGGCCCCACTGTGCCCGGCCCCTCGGCCTTAGGACCCCTGGCCACCCCTGAGGACCTGCTGGCCTCACACCCACCACCCTCTGAGGCAGCGGCCCTGCCTCCCGCCCCTGTGGAGCCTGGCCCCGAGGCCCTCCCCTCTGTGGGCCCCCAGGACCACCCCCCTGGCTCTGCCCCTGCCACCACTTTCCCAGGGGCCGCTGGCTCCACGAAGCCCGCTCTGGACTGGCTCATGAGAGAAGGCGGCGAGCTGCCCGAGGCGGACGAGTGGACGGGGGGTGATATGCCCGCCTTCTCCACTTCCAGCCTCCTCTCAGGTGATGGAGACTCCGCTGAGCACGAGGGCCCTCCCGCCCCGCTCATCCTCCTGTCCAGCCTGGACTACCAGTACGACACCCCTGGGCTCGGGGAGCTG GAGGAAGCGACCTGGGGGGCAGCCTCCTGCCCTTGTGTGGAGAGCGTGCAGGGCTCCAGCCTGATGCCCGTCCACGTGCGGCGAGAAGTGCGACTGCTAGGCCGGAACCTGCGCCTCTTCCAG GACAGCCCAGGAGAGCACGAGTGTGTGATGGAGCTGGAGGGTCGGGAGGTGGTGGTTGAGGCCCGGGTCGAGTGTGAGCCGCCTCCAGATACCCGGTGCCACATCACGTGTCGGCCGTACCAG CTCAGCTATGAGGCTCTGCAGCCAGAGCTCCGCGTGGGGCTGTTCCTGCGCCGGGCCGGCCGTCTGCGTGTGGACAGCGTGGATGGGCTGCACG TGGTGCTTTATGACTGTTCCGTGGGCCACGAGGACTGTAGCCGCTGCCAAACCGCCCTGCCCCAGTACGGCTGCGTGTGGTGCAAGGGGGAGCATCCTCAGTGCACGGCCCAGGAGGCCTGTGGCGAGGCTGAGGCTGTGGTCACCCAGTGCCCAGCACCCGTCATCCACTCG GTGGAGCCACTGACTGGGCCTGTAGACGGCGGCACCCGGGTCACCATCAGGGGCTCCAACCTGGGCCAGCACGTGCAGGATGTGCAGGACACGGTCAGAGTGGCTGGAGTGCCCTGTGCTGTGGACGCCCAGGAGTATGAGGTGTCCAGCAG CCTCGTGTGTATCACCGGGGCCAGCAGGGAGGAGGTGGCAGGCGCCGTGACGGTGGAGGTACCAGGAAGAGGACGTGGCGTCTCAGAGCATGACTTTGCCTACCAG GACCCCGAGGTGCAGTCTGTCTTCCCTGCCCGAGGCCCCAGAGCTGGGGGTACCAGCCTCACCCTGCATGGCTCCAAGCTTCTGACCGGGCGGCTGGAGGACATCCGAGTGGTGGTGGGCGACCAGCCTTGTCACCT gctgctgGAGCAGCAGGCTGAGCAGCTGCAATGCGAGACCAGCCCGCACCCCACGCCTGCCACACTCCCCGTGGCTGTGTGGTTTGGGGCCGCCGAGCGGAGGCTTCAGCACAGCCAGTTTGAGTACACATCGGACCCCAATGTCACGTCTGCCAGCCCCACCAAGAGCTTCCTCAG TGGAGGCCGTGAGATCCGGGTCTGTGGCCAGAATTTAGATGTGGTACAGACACCAAGAATCCGCGTCACTGTGGCCATGAGAGCGTCAAGGCCGGGCCAGGGGCTTGAGCGGAGGCGCCGAGTGGTCCCAGAGACAGCATGCTCCCCCGGCGTGTCCTGTGGCGGCCTTCAT TTTGAGGAGCCTTGCCACGTGAACTCCTCCCAGCTCATCACATGCCACACACCGGCCCTCCCAGGCCTGCCTGAGGACCCCTGGGTCCGTGTGGAATTTATCCTTGACAACCTGGTCTTTGACTTTGCGACACTGAACCCCACGCCCTTCTCCTACGAGGCCGACCCCATCCTGCAGCCCCTCAACCCTGAGGATCCCAGCGCACCGTTCCGGCACAAGCCTGGGAGTGTGCTCTCTGTGGAG GGGGAGAATCTGGACCTCGCAATATCCAAGGAGGAGGTGGTGGCTATGATCGGGGACGGCCCGTGTGTGGTGAAGACGCTGACCCGGCACCACCTGTACTGCGAACCTCCCATGGAGCAGCCCCTCCCCCGGCACCATGCCCCCCGGGAGGCGCCCGACGCCTTGCCCGAGTTCACG GTGCAGATGGGGAACCTTCGTTTCTCCCTGGGCCACGTGCAGTACGATGGCGAGAGCCCCGTGGCTTTTCCCATGGCAGCCCAGGTGGGCTTGGGGGTGGGCACCTCTCTCCTGGCTCTGGGTGTCATCATCATTGTCCTTATGTACAG GAGGAAGAGCAAGCAGGCCCTGAGGGACTATAAGAAAGTGCAGATCCAACTGGAGAACCTGGAGAGCAGCGTGCGGGACCGTTGCAAGAAGGAGTTCACAG ACCTGATGACCGAGATGACCGACCTCACCAGTGACCTTCTGGGCAGCGGCATCCCCTTCCTCGACTACAAGGTGTATGCTGAGAGGGTCTTCTTCCCTGGGCACCAGGAGTCGCCCTTGCACCGGGACCTGGGCGTGCCTGAGAGCAGGCGCCCCACCgtggagcaggggctggggcagcTGTCCAACCTGCTCAACAGCAAGCTCTTCTTGACCAAG TTCATCCACACCCTGGAGagccagcgcaccttctcagccCGGGACCGCGCCTACGTGGCGTCTCTGCTCACCGTGGCGCTGCATGGAAAGCTGGAGTACTTCACTGACATCCTGCGCACCCTGCTCAGTGACCTGGTGGCCCAGTATGTGGCCAAGAATCCCAAGCTGATGCTGCGCAG GACAGAGACCGTAGTGGAGAAGCTGCTCACCAATTGGATGTCCATCTGCCTCTACACTTTCGTGAGG GACGCAGTAGGGGAGCCTTTGTACATGCTTTTCCGTGGAATTAAGCATCAAGTGGACAAAGGGCCAGTAGACAGTGTGACCGGCAAAGCCAAATACACCCTGAATGACAACCGCCTGCTCCGAGAGGATGTGGAGTACCGGCCcctg ACCTTGAACGCACTGCTGGCTGTGGGGCACGGAGCAGGAGAAGCCCAGGGCGTGCCCGTGAAGGTCCTGGACTGTGACACCATCTCCCAGGCCAAGGAGAAAATGCTGGATCAGCTTTATAAAGGAGTGCCCCTTGCCCAGCGGCCAGATCCCCGCACCCTGGATGTCG AGTGGCGGTCTGGGGTGGCCGGGCATCTCATTCTTTCCGACGAGGACGTGACATCTGAGATCCAGGGTCTGTGGAGGCGCCTGAACACCCTGCAGCATTACAAG GTCCCCGACGGAGCAACTGTGGCCCTCGTGCCCTGCCTCACCAAGCACGTCCTCCGGGAAAGCCAGGACTACGTGCCGGGAGAGA GGACCCCGATGCTGGAGGATGTGGACGAGGGGGGCATCCGGCCCTGGCACCTGGTGAAGCCCAGCGAGGAGCCGGAGCCGCCCAGGCCTCGGAGGGGCAGCCTTCGGGGCGGGGAGCGGGAGCGGGCCAAGGCCATCCCGGAGATCTACCTGACACGCCTGCTGTCCATGAAG GGGACCCTGCAGAAGTTCGTGGATGACCTGTTCCAGGTGATTCTCAGTACCAGCCGCCCGGTGCCGCTCGCCATAAAATACTTCTTCGACCTGCTGGACGAGCAGGCCCAGCAGCACGGCATCTCGGACCAGGACACCGTCCACATCTGGAAGACCAacag CTTGCCCCTGAGGTTCTGGATCAATATAATCAAAAACCCGCAGTTCGTGTTCGACGTGCAGACGTCTGACAATATGGACGCGGTGCTCCTGGTCATCGCCCAGACCTTCATGGACGCCTGCACCCTGGCTGACCACAAGCTGGGCCGG GACTCCCCCATCAACAAACTTCTGTATGCTCGCGATATTCCCCGGTACAAACGGATGGTGGAAAG GTACTACGCAGACATCAGACAGACCATCCCTGCCAGTGATCAAGAAATGAACTCCATCCTGGCCGAGCTGTCTCGG AACTACTCCGGAGACCTGGGGGCGCGAGTGGCCCTACATGAGCTCTACAAGTATATCAACAAATACTATGACCAG ATCATCactgccctggaggaggatggcACGGCCCAGAAGATGCAGCTGGGCTATCGGCTCCAGCAGATCGCAGCAGCCGTGGAAAACAAGGTCACGGATCTGTAG